A part of Actinoallomurus bryophytorum genomic DNA contains:
- a CDS encoding acyl-CoA dehydrogenase family protein, with product MSNHVLDTVMESAERIAALGPVNEELGRLDDQAAKVMREAGVIRMLQPKTHGGLEVHPREFAETVMKIAGLDGSTGWVAGVVGVHPWELAMADPRVRDEVWGEDPDTWMASPYAPMGILRPVDGGYVFTGHWQFSSGTDHCDWIFLGGMLGDADGKMARPPVQFHVILPRADYEIVDDSWDVVGLKGTGSKDVIVKDAFVPDYRVLPFAKVSDGSAARDAGLTNTLYHVPFSQAFPLGITSAVIGIAEGALAHHLAYQKTRVQITGTKIKDDPYVLYAISEAAAEIAASRTALIENICRFYDQAEAGTASTFEERAMGRRVQVQAAWRAVRAVDEIVARSGGNGMRMSNPIQRFWRDAHMGLVHAIHVPGPVFHTSALTNLDVEPPPGPMRSMI from the coding sequence ATGAGCAACCACGTACTCGACACCGTGATGGAGTCGGCGGAGCGGATCGCAGCGCTGGGACCGGTCAACGAAGAGCTCGGCCGGCTCGACGACCAGGCCGCCAAGGTCATGCGTGAGGCCGGGGTCATCCGGATGCTGCAGCCGAAGACGCACGGCGGCCTGGAGGTGCATCCACGGGAGTTCGCCGAGACCGTCATGAAGATCGCCGGCCTGGACGGCTCCACCGGCTGGGTGGCCGGCGTCGTCGGGGTGCATCCGTGGGAGCTGGCGATGGCCGACCCGCGCGTGCGGGACGAGGTCTGGGGCGAGGACCCGGACACCTGGATGGCCTCGCCGTACGCGCCCATGGGGATACTGCGTCCCGTCGACGGCGGGTACGTCTTCACCGGGCACTGGCAGTTCTCCTCCGGGACGGACCACTGCGACTGGATCTTCCTCGGCGGGATGCTCGGCGACGCGGACGGCAAGATGGCCAGGCCGCCCGTGCAGTTCCACGTGATCCTGCCCCGTGCGGACTACGAGATCGTCGACGACTCGTGGGACGTCGTCGGGCTGAAGGGGACGGGCAGCAAGGACGTCATCGTCAAGGACGCCTTCGTGCCGGACTACCGGGTGCTGCCGTTCGCCAAGGTCTCTGACGGATCCGCGGCGCGGGACGCGGGCCTGACCAACACGCTGTACCACGTGCCGTTCTCCCAGGCGTTCCCGCTCGGCATCACCTCGGCCGTGATCGGCATCGCCGAGGGGGCGCTGGCCCACCACCTCGCCTACCAGAAGACCCGGGTGCAGATCACCGGCACGAAGATCAAGGACGACCCCTACGTGCTCTACGCCATCAGCGAGGCGGCCGCCGAGATCGCGGCCTCGCGTACCGCGCTGATCGAGAACATCTGCCGGTTCTACGACCAGGCGGAGGCCGGGACGGCCTCGACGTTCGAGGAGCGGGCGATGGGCCGCCGGGTCCAGGTCCAGGCGGCCTGGCGCGCGGTGCGGGCGGTGGACGAGATCGTCGCCCGGTCCGGCGGCAACGGGATGCGGATGAGCAACCCGATCCAGCGGTTCTGGCGCGACGCGCACATGGGCCTGGTGCACGCGATCCACGTCCCCGGCCCGGTCTTCCACACGTCGGCGCTGACCAACCTCGACGTCGAGCCGCCGCCCGGCCCGATGCGCTCGATGATCTGA
- a CDS encoding FAD-binding protein gives MTPDQTWDEECDVLVAGSGGGALTGAYTAAREGLSVIVVEATDRFGGTTAYSGGGLWFPCNAALRRAGDTDTLEDARTYYRAVVGDRTPRDLQDAFIDNGAPLVDYLESDADFAFMVYPWPDYFGSAPKASATGRHIMPMPLKPEQLGSLRDLVRPPLGTDRAGRPLPDLVHGGQALIGRFLMALSKRESVELRTETACDGLIREGDTVVGAVVAGHGRRYRIRTRRGVLVASGGFERNAEMRARYGVPGEVKDAMGPAGNLGRAIQAGIDAGASTDLMSEAWWSPGITHPDGRSTFSLWFTGGIFVDDQGERFVNESWAYDRIGRVVIERMDEGRVTLPFWMVYDDREGVRPPVRSTSVPLGETRDYEDAGLWVSAGTLGELADRIGVPAGRLSATVARFNAFAETGTDEDFHRGEEPYDRSFSDGSPLVPIERGPFHAVAFGLSDLGTKGGLRTDAAARVLDTSGQVIKGLYAAGNSMAAVSGTAYPGGGNPIGSCMVFGHLAALDMAAGR, from the coding sequence ACTCCGGCGGCGGCCTGTGGTTCCCGTGCAACGCGGCGCTCCGGCGAGCCGGTGACACCGACACCCTCGAGGACGCCAGGACGTACTACCGGGCCGTCGTGGGCGACCGTACGCCACGGGACCTGCAGGACGCGTTCATCGACAACGGCGCCCCGCTCGTCGACTACCTCGAGAGCGACGCCGACTTCGCGTTCATGGTCTATCCGTGGCCCGACTACTTCGGGTCCGCGCCGAAGGCGAGCGCCACCGGGCGGCACATCATGCCGATGCCGCTGAAGCCCGAGCAGCTCGGCTCGCTCCGCGACCTGGTACGGCCACCCCTGGGCACCGACCGCGCCGGGCGGCCGCTGCCCGACCTCGTCCACGGAGGCCAGGCGCTCATCGGCCGGTTCCTGATGGCGCTGTCGAAACGCGAGTCGGTCGAACTTCGGACCGAGACGGCCTGCGACGGACTGATCCGTGAGGGCGACACCGTCGTCGGCGCCGTGGTCGCCGGGCATGGCCGGAGGTACCGCATCCGGACCCGGCGCGGCGTGCTCGTGGCCTCCGGCGGATTCGAGCGCAACGCGGAGATGCGGGCACGGTACGGCGTCCCCGGCGAGGTCAAGGACGCGATGGGCCCGGCCGGGAACCTCGGCAGGGCGATCCAGGCCGGGATCGACGCAGGTGCGAGCACCGACCTGATGTCGGAGGCATGGTGGTCGCCGGGCATCACCCACCCGGACGGCAGGTCGACCTTCTCCCTGTGGTTCACCGGCGGGATCTTCGTCGACGACCAGGGGGAGCGGTTCGTCAACGAGTCCTGGGCCTACGACCGGATCGGCCGGGTGGTCATCGAGCGCATGGACGAGGGCCGGGTGACCCTGCCGTTCTGGATGGTCTACGACGACCGCGAGGGCGTACGCCCGCCGGTCCGCTCGACCAGCGTGCCGCTGGGGGAGACCCGTGACTACGAGGACGCGGGCCTGTGGGTCAGCGCCGGCACGCTCGGCGAGCTCGCGGACAGGATCGGGGTTCCCGCCGGGAGGCTGTCCGCGACCGTGGCGAGGTTCAACGCGTTCGCCGAGACGGGCACGGACGAGGACTTCCACCGCGGCGAAGAGCCCTACGACCGGTCGTTCTCCGACGGCTCACCGCTGGTCCCGATCGAGCGGGGCCCGTTCCACGCCGTCGCGTTCGGGCTCTCCGACCTCGGCACCAAGGGCGGCCTGCGCACCGACGCGGCCGCACGGGTGCTCGACACCTCCGGCCAGGTGATCAAGGGCCTGTACGCCGCGGGGAACTCCATGGCGGCCGTCAGCGGCACCGCGTATCCCGGCGGCGGCAACCCGATCGGGTCGTGCATGGTCTTCGGCCACCTGGCGGCGCTGGACATGGCCGCGGGCCGATGA
- a CDS encoding ferredoxin--NADP reductase: MLEPAAADAGHFTYRPGQFLTFNIPTERESGAARCYSLSSSPLIGERLKVTVKRTADGYGSNWICDHLSEGDEIEALRPSGTFTPRTLDADFLLFAGGSGITPLMSILKSALHAGRGHVTLVYANRDEQSVIFRDELLALEKQYPRRLHVVHLLESVQGIPRAETLTELARPYTGRDVFVCGPTPFMDAVTGGVAALGVPDGRVRCERFLSLADDPFADSAVVLEAGGEAGTVEVELDGETTTLAWPEGNKLLDVLLDAGLDAPFSCREGKCSACACVLLEGEVEMAHNEVLDKDDIADGIVLACQSMPRSERVRVTYDQ, translated from the coding sequence GTGCTCGAGCCGGCCGCGGCCGACGCCGGGCACTTCACGTACCGGCCCGGCCAGTTCCTCACCTTCAACATCCCCACCGAACGTGAGAGCGGCGCGGCCCGCTGCTACTCGCTGTCGAGCTCCCCGCTCATCGGCGAGCGGCTCAAGGTCACGGTGAAGCGGACCGCGGACGGCTACGGCTCGAACTGGATCTGCGACCACCTGAGCGAGGGCGATGAGATCGAGGCGCTCCGGCCCTCGGGCACGTTCACGCCGCGCACGCTGGACGCCGACTTCCTGCTCTTCGCCGGCGGCAGCGGGATCACGCCGCTGATGTCGATCCTCAAGTCCGCCCTGCACGCCGGCAGGGGGCACGTCACGCTGGTGTACGCCAACCGCGACGAGCAGTCGGTGATCTTCCGCGACGAGCTCCTCGCCCTGGAGAAGCAGTACCCGCGCCGGCTGCACGTCGTCCACCTGCTGGAGTCCGTGCAGGGAATCCCGCGCGCGGAGACGCTGACGGAGCTGGCCCGTCCGTACACCGGGCGGGACGTCTTCGTCTGCGGGCCGACACCGTTCATGGACGCCGTCACCGGCGGCGTCGCGGCGCTCGGCGTACCGGACGGCCGCGTGCGCTGCGAGAGGTTCCTGTCATTGGCCGACGACCCGTTCGCGGACTCGGCCGTCGTGCTGGAGGCCGGCGGCGAGGCGGGGACCGTCGAGGTCGAGCTGGACGGCGAGACGACCACCCTGGCCTGGCCGGAGGGGAACAAGCTGCTCGACGTCCTGCTCGACGCCGGTCTGGACGCGCCGTTCTCCTGCCGCGAGGGCAAGTGCAGCGCGTGCGCGTGCGTCCTGCTCGAGGGCGAGGTCGAGATGGCGCACAACGAGGTGCTGGACAAAGACGACATCGCTGACGGCATCGTCCTGGCCTGCCAGTCGATGCCACGCAGCGAGCGGGTCCGGGTGACCTATGACCAGTAG
- a CDS encoding IclR family transcriptional regulator, producing the protein MTQESSGGAGAPPSMIERMTLIMEAFGDRAARLRLDEIAAYTGLPRSTSHRILEQLVRLGWLRHTQDGYALGQRALQLGGSVSNHGEIRAAAVPLLEELHARTGKVVHLGILDFADVVYLDKIGGPAAPALPSRVGGRAPAHAVSLGKAMLAWLPPEEADTLFDGGMKARTHNTITNLVVMHQELRRIRARHGLAFERDEYVLGISCVGAAVRGPEGVVAGISLCGESNTDPLERYAPLVLDVANRISLRLFPETSPDDMPSTVWSDGMMERILSLLDNDTLM; encoded by the coding sequence ATGACGCAGGAGAGTTCGGGAGGGGCCGGTGCCCCGCCGTCGATGATCGAGCGGATGACGCTGATCATGGAGGCGTTCGGCGACCGCGCCGCGCGGCTGCGCCTGGACGAGATCGCCGCCTACACCGGGCTGCCCCGGTCGACCTCGCACCGGATCCTCGAACAGCTCGTACGCCTGGGCTGGCTGCGGCACACCCAGGACGGCTACGCGCTGGGGCAGCGCGCGCTTCAGCTCGGGGGCTCGGTGAGCAACCACGGGGAGATCCGGGCGGCCGCGGTCCCCCTGCTCGAGGAGCTCCACGCCAGGACCGGCAAGGTCGTCCATCTGGGGATCCTGGACTTCGCCGACGTGGTCTACCTCGACAAGATCGGTGGTCCGGCCGCGCCGGCACTGCCCTCACGGGTCGGCGGGCGCGCCCCCGCCCATGCCGTCAGCCTGGGCAAGGCGATGCTCGCCTGGCTGCCGCCCGAGGAGGCCGACACCCTCTTCGACGGAGGTATGAAGGCCCGTACCCACAACACGATCACCAACCTGGTGGTGATGCACCAGGAGCTGCGGCGCATCCGTGCCCGGCACGGCCTGGCCTTCGAGCGCGACGAGTACGTGCTGGGGATCTCGTGCGTCGGGGCGGCGGTCCGCGGGCCGGAGGGCGTCGTCGCCGGGATCTCGCTGTGCGGGGAGAGCAACACCGACCCGCTCGAACGCTACGCGCCGCTGGTGCTCGACGTCGCCAACCGCATCTCCCTCCGGCTGTTCCCGGAGACGTCGCCCGACGACATGCCCTCGACGGTGTGGTCGGACGGGATGATGGAACGCATCCTCAGCCTGCTCGACAACGACACCTTGATGTAG
- a CDS encoding glucose 1-dehydrogenase, which yields MGKLDGKVALITGGARGMGASHVRTFLAEGAKVVFGDILEDEGGTLAKELGDDCRFVPHDVTTEAGWATILERTTSTFGGLDILVNNAGILAFQPVADMTVEDFRRFLEVNLVSQWLGIKHASQVMNEGGSIINISSVNGLFGGAGMTGYSASKFGIRGLTKSAALELGPRRIRVNSVHPGGVATPLVGVAPEDITEYTRGPMSRQPIRRFARPQEISNMVLFLASDDSSYCTGSEFVIDGGMTAGTGI from the coding sequence ATGGGAAAGCTCGACGGAAAGGTCGCCCTGATCACGGGCGGGGCCCGGGGTATGGGGGCCTCCCACGTGCGGACGTTCCTCGCCGAAGGCGCGAAGGTCGTCTTCGGCGACATCCTGGAGGACGAGGGCGGGACGCTGGCCAAGGAGCTCGGCGACGACTGCCGCTTCGTCCCGCACGACGTGACCACGGAGGCGGGCTGGGCCACGATCCTCGAGCGCACGACGTCGACGTTCGGCGGGCTCGACATCCTGGTCAACAACGCCGGCATCCTCGCGTTCCAGCCCGTCGCCGACATGACCGTGGAGGACTTCCGGAGATTCCTGGAGGTCAACCTCGTCTCCCAGTGGCTCGGGATCAAACACGCGAGCCAGGTGATGAACGAGGGCGGCTCGATCATCAACATCTCCTCGGTCAACGGACTGTTCGGCGGCGCCGGCATGACCGGGTACAGCGCCAGCAAGTTCGGGATCCGCGGGTTGACCAAGTCCGCCGCCCTTGAACTCGGGCCGCGGAGGATCCGGGTGAACTCCGTGCATCCCGGGGGTGTGGCGACACCCCTGGTGGGGGTGGCGCCCGAGGACATCACCGAATACACCCGCGGGCCGATGTCGCGCCAGCCCATCCGGCGGTTCGCCCGGCCGCAGGAGATCAGCAACATGGTGCTCTTCCTCGCCAGCGACGATTCGAGCTACTGCACCGGGTCCGAGTTCGTGATCGACGGAGGGATGACGGCCGGGACCGGCATCTGA
- a CDS encoding FAD-binding protein, giving the protein MTEQWDHEVDFLVVGSGGGGMVAALTAADLGLGTLVIEKGRKFGGTTGISGGGVWVPGNPTLRRRGLDDDPDTIRTYLRLLTEGRVPAARIDAFVDNGPAVMEFLEKSPWMRFFWVRGYADYHPEVEGGSAQGRSIEARPFDTRKLGEDERFLRPNGMAGPLGLWVTAKDYHDLAMAKRTWRGRWATVVAAWRVSSNLVRRRHMATTGRALVARLRLALKDAGVPLWLETPMTELVVDEKGVVGGVVAERDGHPVRIGARRGVLLATGGFDHNAEMRGRYLPEGGQADNSGGAPENTGQGITAGRAAGAATDLMDDAWWMPSVRHPVGAMIPLVSERSIPRSVIVSGRTGERFTNEAAPYVNFVHDQLAGGHVPVWFVMDAKARARYPFAQVLPGAEFSKSFYDAGTIHKAGTLAELADGIGVPAGALTATVERFNGFARAGKDTDFGRGESAYDRYYGDPTLPNPTLDVIEEGPFYAIRVEAGDLGTKGGLVCDENSRVLRADGSVIEGLYATGNTSASVMGNEYPGPGGTIGPSIVFGYIAARHVAQRAGAPAGSVGAAGPTA; this is encoded by the coding sequence TTGACTGAACAGTGGGATCACGAGGTCGACTTCCTTGTCGTGGGCAGCGGCGGTGGTGGCATGGTCGCCGCCCTGACGGCCGCGGACCTGGGACTCGGCACCCTGGTCATCGAGAAGGGCCGGAAGTTCGGCGGCACGACCGGGATCTCGGGCGGCGGCGTCTGGGTGCCCGGCAACCCGACCCTGCGGCGCCGGGGACTGGACGACGACCCGGACACGATCCGCACCTATCTGCGGCTGCTCACCGAAGGCAGGGTTCCGGCCGCGCGGATCGACGCGTTCGTCGACAACGGCCCCGCGGTCATGGAGTTCCTCGAGAAGAGCCCGTGGATGAGGTTCTTCTGGGTGAGGGGCTACGCCGACTACCACCCCGAGGTCGAGGGGGGAAGCGCCCAGGGGCGTTCGATCGAGGCCAGGCCCTTCGACACCCGCAAGCTGGGGGAGGACGAGAGGTTCCTCCGGCCGAACGGCATGGCCGGCCCGCTGGGCCTGTGGGTGACGGCCAAGGACTACCACGACCTGGCGATGGCGAAGCGCACCTGGCGCGGCCGATGGGCCACGGTCGTCGCGGCGTGGCGGGTCTCCTCGAACCTCGTACGGCGCCGGCACATGGCGACGACCGGGCGCGCGCTCGTCGCGCGGCTGCGGCTGGCCCTGAAGGACGCGGGTGTCCCGCTGTGGCTGGAGACGCCCATGACCGAGCTCGTCGTCGACGAGAAGGGCGTGGTCGGCGGCGTCGTGGCCGAACGGGACGGCCACCCGGTGCGGATCGGCGCACGCCGCGGCGTGCTGCTCGCGACCGGCGGGTTCGACCACAACGCCGAGATGCGCGGGCGGTACCTGCCCGAGGGCGGCCAGGCCGACAACAGCGGCGGCGCGCCGGAGAACACCGGCCAGGGGATCACGGCCGGCCGTGCGGCGGGTGCGGCGACCGACCTCATGGACGACGCGTGGTGGATGCCGTCGGTACGGCATCCCGTGGGAGCCATGATCCCGCTGGTGTCGGAGCGTTCGATCCCGCGGTCGGTGATCGTCTCGGGCCGGACCGGGGAGCGGTTCACGAACGAGGCGGCGCCCTATGTCAACTTCGTGCACGACCAGCTCGCGGGCGGGCACGTCCCGGTCTGGTTCGTGATGGACGCCAAGGCACGTGCGCGCTACCCCTTCGCCCAGGTGCTGCCGGGAGCCGAGTTCTCCAAGTCCTTCTACGACGCGGGCACGATACACAAGGCCGGTACGCTCGCCGAGCTCGCCGACGGCATCGGGGTGCCCGCCGGCGCGCTGACGGCGACCGTCGAGCGTTTCAACGGGTTCGCCCGCGCGGGGAAGGACACCGACTTCGGCCGCGGCGAGAGCGCCTACGACCGCTACTACGGTGACCCGACCCTGCCGAACCCCACGCTGGACGTGATCGAGGAGGGCCCGTTCTACGCGATCCGGGTGGAGGCCGGAGACCTGGGCACCAAGGGCGGCCTGGTGTGCGACGAGAACTCTCGCGTGCTGCGCGCGGACGGCTCGGTCATCGAGGGTCTGTACGCGACCGGCAACACCTCCGCCTCGGTCATGGGCAACGAGTACCCGGGGCCCGGCGGCACGATCGGCCCCTCCATCGTGTTCGGCTACATCGCGGCCCGGCACGTCGCCCAGCGGGCAGGGGCGCCGGCCGGGAGCGTCGGCGCCGCCGGGCCGACCGCCTAG
- the hsaA gene encoding 3-hydroxy-9,10-secoandrosta-1,3,5(10)-triene-9,17-dione monooxygenase oxygenase subunit, with the protein MSETLGDVRGVPVAIGRVDVSTRRDYAEAPRPRGGGAPDQPEDCRVAGDVLESVRELLPVIRERATRTEAERAIPEETVAALVEAGFFAMFRPARNGGSESDPLDFFTAVRLLASACPSTGWVASLLGITPWHVALLEPQACDDVWGTDQNALVTSSYAPTGRLVPADGGYRLSGAWRSAPGAAHCEWIVLGTLMIGPSGDPVDYTAAVVPRSDYTLKDGWNVVGLRGAGGKDVLVRDVFVPSHRIFGAAGRRRLSKVQRGPDATALYRVPFASIHSTALTAPLLGAAEGAYDYHLKRMRRRSKLSHGGRTWSGDGFAPVAVARGAGEIDASILQLDRNLRELMQHALRNERIPVELRLRTRRDQVRGTERAVEAVDLLLKAAGGHGVQNDNPIERAWRDVHTGAAHVVNDVEEGMSLYGRWAYGLGVDDSLILV; encoded by the coding sequence ATGAGCGAGACCCTGGGCGACGTGCGGGGCGTGCCGGTGGCGATCGGCCGCGTCGACGTGTCCACCAGGCGGGACTACGCTGAGGCTCCCCGCCCGAGGGGCGGAGGTGCCCCCGACCAACCAGAGGACTGCAGAGTGGCCGGCGACGTTCTCGAGTCCGTTCGTGAGCTGCTGCCCGTCATCCGTGAGCGTGCGACCCGTACGGAGGCGGAGCGCGCGATCCCGGAGGAGACGGTGGCCGCGCTCGTCGAGGCCGGCTTCTTCGCCATGTTCCGGCCGGCGCGCAACGGCGGGAGCGAGAGCGACCCGCTCGACTTCTTCACGGCCGTACGCCTGCTCGCCTCCGCGTGCCCGTCGACCGGCTGGGTCGCCTCCCTGCTCGGCATCACGCCGTGGCACGTGGCGCTGCTCGAACCCCAGGCCTGCGACGACGTCTGGGGCACCGACCAGAACGCCCTGGTGACCTCCTCGTACGCGCCGACGGGCCGGCTGGTCCCGGCCGACGGCGGCTACCGGTTGAGCGGTGCGTGGCGCTCCGCGCCGGGCGCCGCGCACTGCGAGTGGATCGTGCTCGGGACCCTGATGATCGGCCCGAGCGGCGATCCCGTCGACTACACGGCGGCCGTGGTGCCACGGTCGGACTACACGCTCAAGGACGGCTGGAACGTCGTCGGGCTTCGTGGCGCCGGCGGCAAGGACGTCCTCGTCAGGGACGTGTTCGTGCCGTCTCACCGGATCTTCGGGGCCGCGGGCCGCCGGCGCCTCTCCAAGGTCCAGCGTGGCCCCGACGCCACGGCGCTCTACCGGGTGCCGTTCGCCTCCATCCACAGCACGGCGCTCACCGCCCCGCTGCTGGGCGCGGCCGAGGGCGCCTACGACTACCACCTGAAGCGGATGCGACGGCGGAGCAAGCTCAGCCACGGCGGCCGTACCTGGTCCGGAGACGGCTTCGCGCCCGTCGCGGTGGCGCGCGGAGCGGGGGAGATCGACGCGTCCATCCTCCAGCTGGACCGTAACCTGCGTGAGCTCATGCAACACGCGCTCCGCAACGAACGGATCCCGGTCGAGCTTCGGCTGCGCACACGGCGGGACCAGGTCCGCGGCACGGAGCGGGCGGTCGAGGCGGTCGACCTGCTGCTCAAGGCCGCCGGTGGTCACGGGGTACAGAACGACAACCCGATCGAGCGCGCCTGGCGCGACGTGCACACCGGGGCGGCACATGTGGTCAACGACGTCGAAGAGGGAATGTCCCTGTACGGCCGCTGGGCCTATGGTCTCGGCGTCGACGACAGCCTGATCCTGGTCTGA